AAGAGCTCGGAATAAAAAAATAGACCCTTAGCTGTCTATTACCAAATACGGTAGGTTATTGTTGCTATTTGATGTTCTTACAAAACtatcttctttattcaaatattttttttgtatatcaaatatgtttaaatataacAGTGTCTTGTTGTTTGTCACTTCAACATGAACattacaaataaatcaattgcTTCCGActattaaatacatttaaattttatgCTCATCCACTACAGTTTCATAGTCATTGCCTATCACAGATTCTGTTGTTTCCGAGTTACAAATCGATTCTTGAGTTTTTGCCAAAGAAACAATCGACATGATCGTGTTCTGGACTGTTTCAGGTTTAATGAAAAGACTCCGGATTCCACATCTAAATTCTCGACTTAAGCAACAAGTAATAAAAAAGTTCGACGGAATACACATCCAATACAACACATTCAACACTACAATAGCAGTTCTAAGATTATTATAATCTCCAATGTCCAAATCAAACATCAATACTAATACATCAATCACTTGTATTATGACTACTGGAACCATATAAAAAAGTGTTACTGCAGTTATACATATCGTCGTAATGGTCAATCTCCTTTCACTTTTGGCGTTCTGGGACTGACCCTTGGCTTTGGATGTCATCGCTTCACGTTTTGCTGATCTGACGTTTATTGCCTTTATCATTAATAGTTCGCTTACAACTAACACCGTGCACGGAATTACCCCGACTATGATTGTTTGTGCGGTCATCAAAAATCCCAagtatgtgtaaaatgatacaggCATCCAGTCCGGACGACTAAACGTACACGCTTGCATGGTTGTATTTGCGTTGTCTATTCCAGGCACTGGTGTTTCGCtgtatttataatgaaataaatgtacCAGACGTATTGCTACTGATGTCAGAAAACACAAGACAATCATAATATAGACAACAGTCTTTGAACAAAGTTTTTCAGCTTTAAATGGATGCGCAACCATGACATATCTTTGCACAGTCatcattattgttataaaatatgacGTGTACGTGAAGAATTGTGGTATCACTTCCGTTGTGTAGTGGTATATCTTACACCACTCAAATGGCAAGTAATAGAAATGTTTCTTGATAGCAAAGAAGTAGACCCAGATTGATGTCGGAGCAATAGGCGAAACACTGTCACATATTGCTATAGCGATTAAACAGATGTGGGTCTTGGAGGTCATTCCATATCGTATGAAAACGGTTATCATTAGAGCATACATTATAATACTCATCGATGCCCAAACTGGCATGAAATAGCCGTACAGTATAAATTCAAATCCATATTTGTAAAACTGGCGAAAATCCACTACAATTACCTCCGAGTCAGTCAAGTTGGTTATATTACTAGTCATGGTAAGGTTCAATTCTGTATTTAGGATGACAGAATTTGAAACTGGATCCTCAAATGTTCTATTTAACCTTGTTGCATTTTGCATATTTGTTAAACTTTCCATTTTATATTATCGTTATAACAATCGattagttttttttctcaaacttgaattgaatatttgtttACACCTGGTAGGTATAATGCACGCACAATTAATGAACGTTTTACttcattttgtataaaaattaatttagataACCGCATCACATGATGATGTAATTATTTTTGAATGATGAGACCAGTTAAtctgtaataaaataattatttttttacattaataatgcacgaagaaaaaaattatgaatcaTATTTGATATCATTAGTAActtagattttattttaaaatatcgtGATGGATCAAATAAATGCCTATAAGGTATTCTCAGTTTTGATATTTTACCTTTCATCTGACAATTTtcctaaatattattttattatagagaaataatttgttttgtattaaTCAGTGTCTAGCAATATGATTGAAAGATCTGACAAAGAAAACAGAGTGTTTAATATAACCTGATGTCAATGTTAATATTATGTACAATTAAAgaggtgtggtatgattaccgtgcaataagacaactatccactagagaTTAAAGGATGGGCAAGTAAACAGCTATACGTTACTGTACGACCTTTATTAAAGCAAATTCCATATAATATAGTAAACTATAAAAGTTCCGTCAtgacaaaaataccgagctccatggaaaattcaaaacggaaaataacatgtaaaaatgtcaaaagtaggggtacagcaatcaacattgtgttataatcttaatcatgcactttaaatttaacaaacaagtatgtaaacaaagaaaaacaaaatggcatatagacaaagcatgtgagcaaaattgaaaaataagaatacaaaaaattatataacacaataacacaatgcgggatgtataagtaccgagccacgccaaaaggatattacaaaaaatgaactAAACAGTAAATGTctattatttacaaaaacaaatgaataatgtGCTTCAATGTGCAATTTTCATCAAACAACTGACGTATTGTAGAAAATGGTCAAGGCACATATATCTTTAAATCAAGAGCAAACTTATACACAAAATTCTGACAATTAAGGGAaagttaaaatgtaacatacGGAACCAGGGGAAATATAAAGAAGTTTAAACTTATTACTCACAGAAAAGAGATAAAACAAGCTCTTTCTATAAACTTGTTCGAAACTAAGTAAATGTTTTTAGATAGTGCTTTTGTAATTAATGAACATTGTAAACCTATAATGATTATTATATCAATATGatgatcaaatttgaaaaaagtacATTGTAATTTTTGCCGTTGTGATAGGGGCGAAATACATATGGAAAGAGTAAGAAATTTATTCGTTTAGGCTATGTTATCCAGTGAACATAAAATTGATATACAAAAGCAAATAAGTGTTGTATTGTTAATTTACAGCCTTTATTAAAAGAATCTATATTCATAAACAAAACAACAGCTAAGTATAGGTAAATACTTTGTTTTGTACTTGCATTTTTACATTGGTCATATCTTAAATACTGTTTATTACATTCATAAAATCACAAAGTGATAAAACTTTATAAATAAGTttctatactttttttaatttcaaaatcaaattgaaagtaaatattcGTTTAATGAAGATTTGATAAAAATCGTCAAAAAAATGTATTCATCTGATGAAGATATCAAATTTCTTTGTATGCCTTGAAGTCATTTATAACATACTAGTCTTGTTAGGGTCATACACTAGAAAACCTCCGATTTCCTATTTTTGGGTCCGCCAGCTGTATCAATTGAAAAGTTCATATCTGTTCGACAAGCAGTTAAACGGTGTTCCATTTGTGATGGATAAGggtttttttatgtaaatgttcTGGAAAGAATCGATGTAAACAAAATAGGTGTGTCTGTCAAAACGTAGTTTAAACTTGTAATCAGGAATTTTACAATTTCCCCAGTGTATATTTTCAGTGTTTTTATAAAATTCCTGAAATTATCTCAAGTggtatttacaaaataattgtaactgttagtgattttacaaaatcactaaTTATTCCAGGGGTTTTACAAATTTACTGTAACGTATATAAAGTCATGCATGCTATATAGAAATATGCGCAAGCTCAGGAATAAAAGACAATTTgccaatatatttatttatattgaaactACAGGTTTTgaactgttttctgctcttcggTCGGCCCGGTTGTTGgtactttgacacattccccgtttccattctcaaatttattcaaTCTAAATATACTATTTGTTCGTTCAAAATGTTTAACACCGTATGAAGTGAAACTTTACTTTCAAAAACACATCATTTTAATTCCACACAATCAATTTTTGTAACATTTCTGAAtgatcatattttaaaataataattcttGGGTTATGTCGCATTTTTCACCatattagattatttttttaaatgttttaattaattcttTTGTCTAATTACATTTTACAGGACGTTACCacataattatattatttattgtttacaagTAAATATAAATCGGCACATGAATTGGAAGGAACGATGAATTTGGACAACTTAGTAAGTGAACTACAGAAAGCTAGCTAAGGTAGCTACCGATGGTGTTAGGAAACTGCGGcatatgaaaaaatatcagtCAAAAACAACAATCCCAATGGATTTcatgaagtttaaaaaaacagTTCCATGAATCTACTTATAACATTGAATTTACTATTAACGATCAATGTTTGGTTAAGTAGGTGCTTATAATTTTTTAACATGCAATCTGATAATTACATGTACCAAATATAAAGGAACACCTGTGTTATTCTTGGAAAGAACACCATGCAGTTCTTACGTTTATTTGGTTTGTTTGGACTTGTTGACAGACTGGTAGTAGCTGAGCAAAACCATATTACCTTGACAGTGAATGGAGCAAAGGATGTCCCTGTCAGAGGATTTCTTTTATCGGAAAACAAATCTAATGTTGCACCAATGACTGATGCAAGAATAATGACCAAACTAGCCagcattgagaaaaaaatcaatctaATTGATGCTGTAATGACGAAAGTGGATCGCCTAAAAGAAATCACGAACACTAGTACTCAACGGTTAACTGCAATAGAAAATGGCTTGAAGGACGTAAAAGACATTCCTTTTTCGAATGTTCATCGTGAAATGACAGGTAAAATGATAAATCGTTTTTTGCTTATATTTACCTGacaattttaaatacatgtattgattttACACTTTAAAAATTGCACAGTCAGAAAAATTGATATGATGTAGGCATAATTgagaattacttttttttttatttttaccttcTTGGAAAAGGTTCACAGTCTTATTTCAAATGACAGAATTATTTTATTGAGATTTCATTTTCGGTAAATTTgctgccttaatatataacttaaatACTTTTAGAAAAGTACcccaatgttttttttatcgcGACGCTAGTACTTAAATACAGGCACTTTTCTCTAAAAAAATCTACATActtttaaagtcataataaatgagagaccggtgaaaaataatgttattccaattcttcaatcaatgcatacaaacatcataaacttagtcttctgtgcacgattttatcattttttttttttcgcatagatttcgtataatcgtcaatttttttctcaatcggtcagtgttgttgtgaaaatatggcaggtaactAAAGTtcatgttttgaagccgaagtttaacgattgtcacctgtttgtcaacaatcaacaaaaaggtATAGATATTCAGCACGTGTTtcacatgtacaatcagataatagtttattttaaggacatccatgtgTATTGCGATCGCCGGAtatttacgagatgggtcacacggaGGTCACTTTAGATACGGAAAATGTGTTGGGGAATTttccaggaagcaattaaaataaagtataccCCTTCTTAATATGAACAAACTAAAGAATTCTCttaagaaaaaaagtatatgtacataagttttataactatttattgagttataaaaaacatatgcattattttttttaatttgaggtttcttatgactttaatttatttggtcttttttttttttattcgagcgtcactgatgagtcttttgtagacgaaacgggcgtctggggaaaatagaaaatttcaatcctggcatctatgatgagtttattaatataacattgatgttaaaaggtatttttttcaaagactAGGGATGACAATTTCTTTCATCCTTATTTATTGTAGGATATATTGGATGCTATAAAGATTGTGGAGGTCGAATGCTGAACTTACAATGCCATGTCAAAATGCGAATAAAAATCGAAAGCCTAACAAAAGTACACGAACACAACATACTAAACTAAAGAGTGAGCCACATGATTCCAATCAAAAACCTGGATGATATCAGATTGTATGGAAAGGTACGTTTTCTATTGACACAATATAATCGCGATGTCACTTTCACGAGCGGTATGATTCAAACGCAACGAAAAAGCATTCGAACAATtcaataatcagaaaaaaatacatttggtaCGTAAAATAGTATGAAATAAACTAAGACTTACAATAAAAGCTAATTGTATCTTATCTTTTATTGAATCAAAGAttcaaagatatttatttttaaacgaaATCTTTATCTATTGATAAAGTTTACTAAAGCGTGTTTTTGCGGAAACACAATGGACACTGTTAAATTTCCACGAGTACTTGAAAGTGAATGTAATATGCCATGTAGTAAAGAAAAGAGCAGGATGTGCGGCGGCGGGTGAAGGAACTCCATATACTAAGTATGAGGTAATTTTCGATACATTCCGTGTACTACGTATGTGATAAATCCGATGAATTCAGTTTACTACGTACGAGACCATATCTAATCaagttaaaatgaattttatatttaatcatcaaatttgaaaataattttgataattaattGGAACCCCTTGTCTTATAAATTAGatttatgtaaacaaagaaaaaggAATATACTAATTTGGTGTTTGACGACGAGAAACAACACTAGTACAAGACctacatattatatttattactAAATccgtgcatgaaatatttgcctctGAGAGTTAAGCAAACTACAATCAATCtcattgtatttatatatttgacaATAGTTTTAAAACCAGACTTTGTCGTTTTTCATGAAACCTAATTGAAAagcaataacacaaaaaaatcaacaatattgAATATAAGCTAACACTTCTTATTTAGGCTTATAGCAGAATAATTTACATATAATGACTGAAAGATGTGATATGTTTTCACAGATGCTTTGTACATTGTATCATGAATCACTTATATAGCATTAGATTTTTATATTTGCAGAGGATGCAAAAATCAGGCAACGAAATACTCCAAAACTGAAATcgattaaacttattttaacatcTATTAATCTTTTAGTTATTACACGGAAAGACTTGTTGAGGTGTGCAGTTGGTGGTGCTTTTTTACGCTTCCTTTATGTATAGTGAATATATGAATATAGAAAGTAAATTAGCACTTGGGAACGATACATTGATTACCTTATTTATGATAGAATAGTGGTATTCATCAAATTTTTTAAATCAGTGTTCAATTATCCATAATTCAAAGCTTCATTCTATAATATCAAAACCCTAAGAAGTTATGATTTATCTCTGTTGCCTCGAGAACAAATATTGATATTGTTGTGACATGAGCGGACTCAGTTGAGATGTAAAATCGAGAAAAACATAAGTTTACTCCACTTGTCAAAATTATTATGATTGCGACCCTTTGAAACTAAATGCCGGATCAGTCCCTGTTGTGTTGAGTGGAAAGAAAATGTGAACGCTTACGGTGgccgtacagtaacctatagttgttaatttctgtttcattttggtctcttgtggagagtttcccattggctatcataccacatcttttttttatacttagtctatttttatattgaaatagtaTACATCAGAAATATAACACACACCTGCAATGATAAATAACTTAAACAATTGCCATGAATGGTTGGATTTGGTATTTGTTTGTGTAGTCCAGTATAATGCATAGAATCTCTAggctaaatttaattttaaatgtacTTTTGGTAAATTAAAGTTggtcaaatcttttaaaatattcagaaataaccACCACATGCTTAGCCTGAGGAAAgcaattgttgaaggctgtttacATGCGCCAGTCTTTTTGCATGTTATTTTTAATCATTAAACACTACTGTCTTTATCAACAAATTACTATATGGATTCTTCATTTTGTGCCGTATACTTAAATTATTGCCACTCAggaaaaataataacaataaatttTAGAATGCATGATAGATTGAAAAGACAATTTCAAAATGATATTATAAAGATCTATTCAAGGATATATGATGTCATCAATCAATATTATTAATTTCTGATAGGATGATGCTAACCATAGTTCTAGAAGATGATAAATTATGCCTGGAATTcaattgtgaaataaaataacGCATGGTGAAATTTTGCTCTGCTTACTAACTTATGGAGGAGTACTGTGCTATCTGTGCTATTACTTTGAGTAGCCTGTCAACACAAGAAACATAACAGCAACTAATAAGACTATAGTAAGATTATTTACATAATAggtcttgaaaaactggtcattttgtacttgtttcggctttcaaacttttgtatctgggcgtcactggtgactCTTGGGTTTAGTCACGATTCTCCAACATTTGAAAAATCCAACTCACGTTTATCCAACAAGTTTCAAACAATAGATGGGCTTGGtgtttatataacaattaaaattgttgttttggggTAGTTAAAGTGAAACCAGCTGATGAtttataatatacaaattaaatttatatttttttttgataaaaaatgtaaaataataagcaaattcagcaaaataaaaatattgatggaattaagtaaaaaaaaaatcgtatttttttgccgatttttatcttttattaaaatatttatccatttgaaaaacatttatatcttaaaaactaaaagatgatattttgtttatcaatttgtTGTAGAAATAAGTCAattataatcataaaaatatttatgaataatgatttatatataataattaaacatgACACTTAATTAATACTATATAAATacgttaattataaaataattatttcaattttgtacCATTATTGTGGCAAAGCCAAGCCAAACAAACTGACCACTTCTCTACATAATGTGAGAGTACTTGTTCAAAGCTATAccaaacaatgtaaacaaaattcagttaGGCTTTATATGTGCTCAGTTTGCAGTAAGCTTTCATTCATTCTTAGTTTTTCATATCGACAACACGTGTACTTACACAATACTACAGTATGGCCAACGCTATGCTTCCCGTTAATTTTGTACCCAACAAGTTTGGTAGAGTTCGACTAGAGCAGAATGGTTACCAGTACATGGTAAAGACTACAAGAGGTGACAGGCGTTATTGGAAATGCATCGTACCGTTATGTCCAGCTACAATTAACACGCATTACGACACCGTCACCAAGAATGCAAACCACCATTCTCACCCAGCAAGTACTATCAGGGTAAAAGCTGAGGCAGTGCTCAATATAATGAGAGAACGCTGTATGAAAGAAACTACACCAAATCCAACAATTTACGAGGAGGAAAGGGCAAAGTTACGCAGCTTAGAGTATATGGAAGTCACTCCAGATCATGATGATGTCATCGCTGAACTGCCTACATACTACGAGAAACGCATGTCACTTTACAGAGCCCGCCTTAAAGATACACCATTGTTACCAATCGCCCGTATAGATGTTAACCTTGAAGGAAAATGGACACGGACTTCGGCAGGGAAACAGTTCCTATTCGCAGACGATGGCAACGCAGACAAAATCCTGATCTTTACTACCACTAAGAATCTCACCAACCTTGTAGCAGCAGACGTCATTTATGGAGATGGCACCTTCTACACATCTCCAACCCAGTTTTTTCAACTGTATACACTGCACGCAAAGGTCGACGAAGTCATATATCCACTCGTCTTCAGTTTACTACCGAATAAAAGTGAACAGACGTACGACCGATTATTCAACTTGCTGAAGACTGCATGTCAACAACACCACCTCCAACTAGCACCACAGATATTCTTCACTGACATTGAGATAGCTATACGGAATTCCGCCCAACGAGCATTCGCCAACATCACATTAAGAGGCTGTTTCTTCCACTTTACTCAATGCATATGGAGAAAGACACAGAATCTTGGTCTCGCCACCGCTTACAAAAACAACGAAGACCTACGACTACTAGTAAGACGTGCAGCAGTGTTACCACTTGTCCCTCCATAGCTAGTTGAAGATGTTTGGTTTACAGCACTAGAAGACGCCGAAGAGATCGCCATCAACACAACCGCTTTCGCCGACTATGTCACAGAGTACTGGGTAGAAGGATACAATCGCCAACACTGGAACCATTTCAGCAACGAAGGACCACGCACCAACAACCATTTAGAGGGATGGCACAGTAAACTCAAGAAGCAAGTCAACCATGCACACCCAAACATCTACATCCTGATTGAAATCCTTAAGAAGACACAAGCCAACGCAGAAGCCAACCAGATCCAAGTAGCAGCAGGCGGGACTCAGCgataatatatcattaaaaagttCATTTTAGCGGGATTTACTGTAACTCTAATTACATGTACAATTAGTTAATCCCTAATGTAAAAAAATCACGTTTCTCCAACAAGAAATTCCTTAcctgtatataaaaatataaaatgttggagaaacgtgaccaCACCGactcttgtgtggacaaaatgcacttctggcgtattaaaaattttaaaacttgttgccttttgttagctattattcgtgtgtttctttgtcaattgtgttctcctattgatttatattgtagtcctgtaatgttgtgttgtcattttaatgttatatttcacatggccataaaagaggtgtcttctcatttatccaactttttaaaataaggtaTTCTCATTTAgccaactttttatttttgttaattattggaTTGTTTGTTTAGTAATAATAAGGTGTCTTTCTAGAATATGACAGTAAAtttgttcctgtatgtttttatattatttaacataGATATATAAAATAGGCAATAGTAAACTtggtacattttaaaatttagtatattttaaataataaataaatgtttcatcATTTATAAAGAAGAAATCCACaaatcagtaatatttttatattaacatttatTGAAAGTAAATATGACTGTCTTTATTACTTTCTTAAATTGTAGGTGAAAGTTATAACAATCCAATAAATGTACTATTCTACTGAACATTCCTTTAGTGTGTGCTATGGATATTTCTGTGCTACGTTTTAAAACCATTGTGCTTgcattactatttaaaaaaaatgtatgatgtgTGTATCTACTGAATATTTCTTTTGTTCCATTTTATGATGTGTGAAAATAAGTCTGAAACGTCGCATGATACTGGTGTCACCTAACGTTACACACTTGAAGACATtagccaaaataaaaaaaaacctttaaatgCACGTTTTTCAGATGGCtttccaaattaaattttaacacattttatgagagaaatttattttcttagataatatactaagcttttagttaacaaattaaaaaaaagctttaaaatgatatataagaCTTCAGAATATCACTTTTCTTGTTTATTGATTAATGACTTGAATGTGTCTGAACATTTTAATTAACGGTTAAAAAACTTAAATATACTTTCAAATGATTTACATTACATTAACTAAATGTCAGGTGCACATCTTAACATGCTATGCTAAATAAtactacagaaaatttaatcCGGGTATAATTTTCAGTCTTATTTTTCACCTGTCATTCAACCCAAACTCTAATTGAAAAACCCTTTGTCTTGATTACCTTTGATCTCATCTatccaactttttttttacctgtactACCTATAATcttaaaaagttggataaatgagaaTGAACC
The window above is part of the Mytilus galloprovincialis chromosome 4, xbMytGall1.hap1.1, whole genome shotgun sequence genome. Proteins encoded here:
- the LOC143070645 gene encoding uncharacterized protein LOC143070645, giving the protein MANAMLPVNFVPNKFGRVRLEQNGYQYMVKTTRGDRRYWKCIVPLCPATINTHYDTVTKNANHHSHPASTIRVKAEAVLNIMRERCMKETTPNPTIYEEERAKLRSLEYMEVTPDHDDVIAELPTYYEKRMSLYRARLKDTPLLPIARIDVNLEGKWTRTSAGKQFLFADDGNADKILIFTTTKNLTNLVAADVIYGDGTFYTSPTQFFQLYTLHAKVDEVIYPLVFSLLPNKSEQTYDRLFNLLKTACQQHHLQLAPQIFFTDIEIAIRNSAQRAFANITLRGCFFHFTQCIWRKTQNLGLATAYKNNEDLRLLVRRAAVLPLVPP